In Salinibacterium sp. dk2585, a single window of DNA contains:
- the epsC gene encoding serine O-acetyltransferase EpsC, which yields MSVFSRIREDLATARLRDPAARSNAEVFWLYSGVHAIWWYRVANRLWRWRRYFLGRAVSQFARFITGVEIHPGATIGRRFFIDHGMGVVIGETAEIGDDVMLYHGVTLGGRSSRRAKRHPTLGNNVTVGAGAAVLGPITLGDGCVVGAHSVVLTDAPPRTVLVGSPAVPKVPKPVHEFDAQFFDDSGSYSI from the coding sequence GTGAGCGTCTTCTCCCGCATCCGGGAGGACCTCGCGACCGCGCGCCTGCGCGACCCCGCCGCCCGCAGCAACGCGGAGGTGTTCTGGCTGTACTCGGGTGTGCACGCGATCTGGTGGTACCGCGTCGCCAATCGCCTGTGGCGCTGGCGTCGCTATTTCCTGGGCCGCGCCGTGTCGCAGTTCGCGCGCTTCATTACGGGCGTCGAGATCCACCCGGGGGCGACGATCGGCCGCCGCTTCTTCATCGACCACGGCATGGGTGTCGTGATCGGCGAGACAGCCGAGATCGGCGACGACGTCATGCTCTATCACGGGGTCACCCTGGGCGGGCGGTCCTCAAGGCGGGCGAAGCGGCATCCGACCCTCGGCAACAACGTCACGGTGGGGGCGGGCGCCGCCGTGCTCGGACCCATCACCCTGGGCGATGGCTGCGTCGTCGGCGCGCACTCCGTCGTGTTGACGGATGCCCCGCCCCGCACCGTGCTGGTCGGCAGCCCCGCCGTGCCCAAGGTGCCCAAGCCCGTGCACGAGTTCGACGCCCAGTTCTTCGACGACAGCGGCAGTTACTCGATCTAG